The following are from one region of the Nostoc cf. commune SO-36 genome:
- a CDS encoding amino acid ABC transporter permease has product MTNLKPSIWRDVRFWRIALQLIAVFLAAVVVVILWGNLQRNLQQLGILFGFDFLKQQASFDIGETVISYKPTDAYSHALWVGLINSLRVAIAGIFLTTIVGVSAGIARLSDNWLVRNIAMVYVEVFRNTPLLLQLLFWYFAVFLSFPKTENKISLWGFVGISQNGLELPWFTLSPEFSTLLLGLTFYTGAFIAEIVRGGIQSVPKGQWEAARSLGLKPGLVMRLVVFPQALRVIIPPLTSQYLSLTKNTSLAIAIGYPDIYFVASTTFNQTGKAVEVILLIMLTYLTLSLTISVVMNLFNRSVQIQER; this is encoded by the coding sequence ATGACTAATTTAAAACCGTCTATATGGCGTGATGTTCGTTTTTGGCGCATTGCTTTACAACTCATTGCTGTATTTTTAGCAGCAGTTGTAGTAGTAATACTGTGGGGCAATCTCCAGCGCAATTTGCAGCAATTGGGTATTCTGTTTGGATTTGATTTTCTTAAGCAACAAGCATCTTTTGATATTGGCGAGACGGTGATTAGCTATAAACCCACTGACGCCTACAGTCATGCTTTGTGGGTGGGGTTAATTAACTCCTTGCGAGTAGCGATCGCCGGAATTTTTCTGACAACCATTGTCGGGGTAAGTGCTGGGATTGCCCGACTTTCTGACAACTGGCTGGTGCGAAATATTGCAATGGTTTATGTAGAGGTTTTCCGCAATACGCCTTTACTGCTGCAATTGCTGTTTTGGTATTTTGCTGTGTTTCTTAGTTTCCCGAAAACAGAAAATAAGATATCCCTTTGGGGCTTTGTTGGCATTAGTCAAAATGGTTTAGAACTTCCTTGGTTTACCCTATCACCAGAGTTTTCGACTTTGCTGTTGGGATTAACTTTTTACACAGGTGCGTTTATTGCGGAAATTGTCCGGGGTGGGATTCAATCAGTACCGAAAGGACAATGGGAAGCAGCGCGATCGCTAGGATTAAAACCAGGGTTAGTTATGCGATTGGTGGTTTTTCCCCAAGCCTTGCGGGTAATTATTCCACCGTTGACGAGTCAATATCTAAGTTTGACAAAAAATACCAGTTTAGCGATCGCGATCGGCTACCCCGATATTTATTTTGTCGCCTCCACCACCTTTAACCAAACAGGGAAAGCCGTAGAAGTGATATTACTGATTATGCTCACCTATCTCACTCTGAGTTTAACCATCTCTGTAGTCATGAATTTATTCAATCGCAGCGTGCAAATTCAAGAGAGATAA
- a CDS encoding amino acid ABC transporter substrate-binding protein, whose product MRNSALILAIAPLVCAIAACGENSGQTASTSGTPGSNPAVPATRNRWDNIKSRGQLICGVSGEVPGFSFVATDGKYSGIDVDICRAIAAALFDNPDAVEFRNLNSKERFTALQTGEVDILSRNTTWTLSRDTSVGLEFAPVVFYDGQAIMVRKSSNIKSLADLKDKAICVQTGTTTEQNLADQMRKRGITYKPVVFEDVNVTFATYVEGRCDGITADRSALVSRGTILPKPEDNVILNEVISSEPLAPAVAKGDIRWGDAVKWVVYSLVKAEELGITSQNVGQFATSTDPDIKRFLGTEGNLGEGLGLTNDFAARIIKHVGNYAEVYDRNLGPKTKLNLARGQNQLWSKGGLLYSPPFR is encoded by the coding sequence ATGCGTAACTCAGCTTTAATTCTAGCGATCGCACCTCTAGTATGCGCGATCGCGGCTTGTGGTGAAAATTCAGGACAAACAGCAAGTACATCGGGCACTCCAGGCAGTAATCCAGCAGTACCAGCAACTAGAAATCGCTGGGATAATATTAAAAGCCGTGGTCAGTTAATTTGCGGTGTCAGTGGTGAAGTACCAGGGTTCAGCTTTGTGGCAACCGATGGTAAGTATAGCGGCATTGATGTAGATATCTGTCGCGCGATCGCCGCAGCTTTATTTGACAACCCAGATGCAGTAGAATTTCGCAATCTCAATTCCAAAGAGCGGTTTACAGCTTTGCAAACTGGCGAAGTAGACATTCTCAGCCGCAATACTACCTGGACACTTAGCCGTGATACCTCTGTAGGTCTAGAATTTGCACCCGTGGTCTTTTATGACGGCCAAGCCATAATGGTTCGCAAAAGTAGCAACATTAAGTCCCTAGCAGACCTGAAGGATAAAGCAATCTGTGTTCAAACTGGCACTACTACCGAACAGAACTTAGCAGACCAAATGCGGAAAAGGGGCATCACTTACAAACCCGTTGTCTTTGAAGACGTTAACGTTACTTTTGCTACTTATGTAGAAGGTCGTTGCGACGGTATTACAGCTGATCGGTCAGCATTAGTTTCGCGTGGGACAATTTTACCCAAACCAGAAGATAACGTGATTCTCAATGAAGTTATATCTTCAGAACCCCTTGCACCAGCAGTTGCTAAAGGAGATATTAGGTGGGGAGACGCTGTTAAGTGGGTGGTTTATTCTCTGGTAAAAGCTGAAGAGTTGGGCATTACTTCCCAGAATGTTGGTCAGTTTGCTACTAGTACTGACCCAGATATTAAGCGCTTTTTAGGAACCGAAGGCAACCTTGGCGAAGGACTCGGCTTAACCAACGATTTTGCAGCCAGAATAATTAAGCACGTTGGTAACTATGCCGAAGTTTACGATCGCAACCTCGGCCCCAAGACAAAACTAAATCTAGCTCGTGGTCAAAATCAACTCTGGAGCAAAGGCGGACTGCTTTATTCTCCGCCGTTTCGGTAG